One stretch of Siphonobacter curvatus DNA includes these proteins:
- a CDS encoding ABC transporter ATP-binding protein gives MNSLLQAQHLQKSVGEHLIIEDLSLDLRAGEIFAMIGASGAGKSTLLNVLACLTPADAGELWLEGKEISSSAKYLIPGHAEIKLVPQEYKLLPNHTIRENIAYALREYTKEYQRERLDELLALIGLEAVQHKLPREVSGGEKQRTAIARAIADEPKVLLLDEPFSNLDTLNRQKLKQELKRIIQETGLACLFVTHDLLDALTIAQRMGVMQEGKLLQTGTPAELLQYPATTYVREFLASGLAIVREIQQQLGDSFIA, from the coding sequence ATGAATTCACTTTTACAAGCCCAACACTTACAGAAAAGCGTAGGCGAGCACCTCATTATTGAAGACCTTTCGCTGGACTTGCGGGCGGGTGAAATTTTTGCCATGATCGGGGCCAGTGGGGCCGGTAAAAGCACGCTCCTGAACGTGTTAGCCTGCCTGACTCCGGCGGATGCGGGGGAATTATGGCTGGAAGGCAAGGAGATTTCTTCTTCAGCGAAGTACCTCATCCCAGGTCATGCGGAGATTAAACTCGTACCGCAGGAGTACAAGCTTCTGCCCAATCACACCATCCGGGAAAATATTGCTTACGCCCTACGGGAGTATACCAAAGAATACCAACGCGAACGTCTCGATGAGCTGCTGGCTTTAATCGGACTGGAAGCAGTTCAACACAAGCTTCCCCGGGAAGTGTCGGGCGGGGAAAAACAGCGTACGGCTATTGCCCGGGCCATTGCCGACGAACCTAAAGTACTCCTGCTGGATGAGCCTTTTTCGAATCTGGATACGCTCAATCGTCAGAAGCTAAAGCAGGAACTCAAACGGATTATTCAGGAAACGGGGCTGGCCTGTCTGTTCGTAACCCACGATTTACTCGATGCCCTGACCATCGCTCAGCGAATGGGCGTAATGCAGGAAGGTAAGCTCCTGCAAACGGGCACGCCTGCCGAATTGCTTCAGTATCCAGCTACGACCTACGTGCGGGAGTTTCTAGCTAGTGGACTGGCTATTGTCCGGGAAATTCAGCAACAGTTAGGCGATTCTTTTATAGCGTGA
- a CDS encoding ABC transporter ATP-binding protein translates to MSTVISIENLQNAYNDGQLVLKGINLEVQAGEIVGYIGPNGAGKSTTIKILLGMIPSFTGEVRVLGQDIRTEALEIKKQVGYVPENAALYEVLTPVEYLTFIGRLYSMSDAVIQRKAEDLLHLVGLSNHINSRMNTFSKGMRQKVLLISGLIHNPEIIFLDEPLSGLDANAVILVKEILAQLKTAGKTIFYSSHIMDVVEKISDRIVIINQGQVIANGSFEELKAQAHSGSLERIFQGLTGDDTTQSKASEFLQALQ, encoded by the coding sequence ATGTCTACCGTTATTTCGATTGAAAACCTGCAAAACGCTTACAACGATGGCCAGCTCGTACTCAAAGGCATTAATCTGGAAGTACAAGCCGGAGAGATCGTCGGCTACATTGGTCCCAACGGAGCGGGGAAATCCACGACTATCAAAATTCTGCTGGGGATGATTCCCAGTTTTACCGGCGAAGTACGGGTGCTCGGACAGGACATCCGGACGGAGGCTCTCGAAATCAAGAAACAAGTCGGGTACGTTCCCGAAAATGCGGCTCTCTACGAAGTACTGACTCCCGTGGAATACCTCACCTTCATTGGCCGTCTGTACAGCATGAGCGACGCCGTGATTCAACGGAAAGCGGAAGATTTACTGCATCTGGTCGGTCTGTCCAATCATATCAACAGTCGCATGAATACCTTTTCCAAAGGCATGCGACAGAAGGTACTGCTCATCTCCGGCCTCATTCATAATCCCGAAATCATCTTTCTGGATGAACCCTTATCCGGACTGGATGCCAACGCCGTGATCCTGGTCAAGGAAATTCTGGCTCAGCTCAAAACGGCTGGAAAAACGATCTTCTACTCCTCGCACATCATGGACGTGGTCGAAAAGATTTCCGATCGCATCGTCATCATCAATCAGGGGCAGGTGATTGCCAACGGCAGTTTTGAAGAATTGAAAGCTCAGGCTCATTCGGGTTCGCTCGAACGCATTTTCCAGGGACTTACCGGCGACGATACCACGCAGAGCAAGGCTTCAGAATTCTTACAGGCCTTACAATAA
- a CDS encoding IBR domain-containing protein produces the protein MERELDDILHCPCPSCGAQLQYSAEKEAMTCNHCGYTEKLTLGNDRIEELDFNRARTDTEHTVERRLFSCQRCGAKTVVNYDTPTISCGFCGSQNVNPEATKTRLFEPQGIVPFRISRNQASESFKKWIGQSIWAPNDLKNLARLDTLHGIYIPFWTYDVQTHSEWEGDAGTYYYETERVRDPNGNVRTQQVRRTRWWYRNGTYDQFFDDVLILASRQLPQQTIQGVYPFLLDQVVNYEPKVLLGWESEVYKVDPQEGFAVAKQQVDQRIESACADLLSDDTYRNLSVRTQYANQTFKHLILPLWICAYQYNGKTYQFLINGQTGSIDGKRPVSFWKVLLAVLAFLMLVFVLVTISGKKKRSNYGMTVPTMETPVVVKSTVSSLKFDVVSGMKKWVGEGSTVGG, from the coding sequence ATGGAACGCGAACTTGACGATATTCTTCATTGCCCTTGCCCCAGTTGCGGTGCCCAGTTGCAGTACAGTGCCGAAAAAGAAGCCATGACCTGTAATCACTGTGGCTATACCGAAAAACTTACCCTGGGCAACGATCGAATTGAAGAACTGGACTTCAACCGGGCCCGTACGGATACGGAACATACGGTGGAACGGCGGTTGTTTTCCTGTCAGCGGTGTGGGGCCAAAACAGTGGTCAATTACGACACGCCAACGATTAGCTGCGGTTTTTGTGGTTCGCAGAACGTTAACCCCGAAGCCACGAAAACCCGGCTGTTCGAGCCGCAGGGTATTGTTCCCTTTCGAATCTCCCGGAATCAGGCTTCGGAATCCTTTAAAAAATGGATTGGTCAGAGCATCTGGGCACCGAATGATTTGAAAAACCTGGCCCGACTCGATACGTTGCACGGCATCTACATTCCCTTCTGGACTTACGATGTGCAGACGCATTCGGAATGGGAGGGAGACGCGGGTACGTACTACTACGAAACCGAACGCGTACGCGATCCAAATGGGAACGTTCGAACGCAGCAGGTACGCCGCACCCGCTGGTGGTACCGCAATGGTACCTACGACCAATTTTTTGACGATGTACTGATTCTGGCTTCGCGGCAGTTACCCCAGCAAACCATCCAGGGCGTGTATCCTTTTCTGCTGGATCAGGTCGTTAATTACGAACCTAAAGTCCTGCTGGGTTGGGAGTCGGAGGTATATAAGGTTGATCCGCAGGAAGGCTTTGCGGTGGCGAAACAACAGGTAGATCAACGCATTGAATCGGCCTGTGCGGACTTGTTATCCGACGATACGTACCGAAATCTGAGCGTGCGTACGCAGTATGCCAACCAAACCTTCAAACACCTGATTCTCCCGCTCTGGATTTGTGCTTACCAGTACAATGGGAAAACGTACCAGTTTCTAATCAATGGTCAAACGGGAAGCATTGACGGCAAACGGCCCGTATCGTTTTGGAAAGTATTGCTGGCAGTACTGGCTTTCCTGATGTTAGTCTTCGTTCTGGTAACCATAAGCGGGAAGAAAAAACGCTCGAACTACGGAATGACCGTCCCTACGATGGAAACGCCAGTTGTTGTAAAAAGTACTGTTTCGAGTTTGAAGTTTGATGTAGTTTCAGGTATGAAAAAGTGGGTGGGCGAAGGTAGTACCGTAGGGGGCTGA